The following coding sequences are from one Biomphalaria glabrata chromosome 8, xgBioGlab47.1, whole genome shotgun sequence window:
- the LOC106078812 gene encoding uncharacterized protein LOC106078812 → MHIISDVTCGPVPGSYDNARAEYDICSTPEVKHFITRKPCPPDNKDLCRLHPVVQLMNRMIHTKCQEAGLVKWEILQPDLIITDALIFYNSRSRNKKMKRVLQNCTCHCDITIKINIFVS, encoded by the exons ATGCACATCATATCAGATGTTACTTGTGGACCAGTTCCTGGATCATATGATAATGCTAGAGCTGAATATGACATCTGTTCCACCCctgaagtcaagcactttatcactaGGAAACCATGCCCCCCTGACAAT aaAGATTTGTGCAGACTCCATCCTGTGGTTCAGCTCATGAACAGAATGATACACACAAAATGTCAGGAGGCAGGATTGGTGAAGTGGGAAATTCTCCAACCTGACTTGATAATTACTGATGCATTAATCTTCTATAACTCCAG atcaagaaacaaaaaaatgaagagggtgctccagaactgtacatgtcattgtgacattaccattaag ataaatatctttgtaTCATAA